One genomic window of Candidatus Nanoarchaeia archaeon includes the following:
- a CDS encoding S8 family peptidase produces the protein MVKIGGLSLGLIFAVIFILGSLSVLSNSPPIFGVRTDEGFVPLKGEVQPDDIVQFNKNKLNTKTEEYLETAINRSEEKLYIVKFKNEIKTNKLNKVNVGKEYAAFKAARIQTDYDNIVELLNDSDVEYVELDQEVSLLEDSIPYGITAVQAPSVWNSSKGDGVKIAVLDSGIAQHTDLQIAGGYAVVSQDYADTFGHGTSVAGVISALLNEEGIVGAAPEASIYAVKIMNTSLGDLSDAIAGLQWAIDNDVDIVSMSFGFNDYSQIFKEAVEEAYNNGIISIGSSGNNGGAVVYPAAYTEVIAVGAVDSSNQKASFSSYGPELELVAPGVDIQSTALGNGYDSYSGTSMSAPHVAGVAALIKAHNTSLTNVQIRGKLQNDALDLGFSGKDDEYGFGLVQANLESQEYNTTQESYFYEIFNIWNYNTPEEEIVFWLNGTGTIDDVIFTEGYYLVKKYLGEEVIEIKLQVKEDGTVLLLWTLRLYDDFTKDSTSDDGNVWVNGNLTTVYIDPYPPYLEGECYDYDDDNIFEECYYKDSTAKSQCEAYSQTLAQSYPFGKTFYNYCALGQGPCLQGTEQNHSIDTSAPKDSAVALYLYVDCDNSEGRRSDSGRQEDYYTIYDRKWAVCQTASTYYLRGRYDSTYPTAPSTENYNTTFTCPAGTVCNSGLDEQWVAAQNGTIPNPCVSGSDLYINEEDIQVLKQGSQTNFTVTVHALNVNRSNVVITFYGLVNGIDIQRTSKTLSFVPSDSSAVVSAVMTVNFDDMRIMVDSTNLVTETDETNNYPEVSATKIRAYLNISTGYPLVDTKIETFLKKHIDSVSETDTNFTIAVGDPVKNSFVNEHNDYTLMSLRWWYDKRQKKVSYNGVLGKEPYNAIVGSFYDPLDKKTRIFIYGNELEGTISGVKRLIDEKDKFFKNLAKSKETYLEKYDVEAYSIWDYLRNTNNADYPYDGTDFPNFVEYIFNNELFEEELYYVKEPGQNTALRLKHIGPVYTDALKNASGKNPVILSRGIHSNLFTWEDSFGRDLAEKDRKDVWLIEMVGGPNQDENCGDNCPNYTFTDLKDNYWPALIAGVQYYSGSANASYVGYSLGCSAALESLESYNAAGKPNAATLLEGTSINLAANPMDTFVAVACPGNFSKLTIFLDAFNATWESINNSYNWQNLQHITTDQLKRSVLSRKPILLSHDIKENILINVLAYIIPFGDNRMSKSIYDSFYEWANDGVGPKIGENVQINNFAIIEGKVTNAGVGLLLIPPAANAEDTDLVVTTSDQKEICQNVVSSNKNYLSFENKLHMGPFKLSLGESPVVQKVIKEFLANNQLITQKYINDYVISTQQDCER, from the coding sequence GTGGTAAAGATAGGTGGACTTAGTTTAGGTCTGATATTTGCCGTAATCTTCATCTTAGGCTCACTAAGCGTTCTCAGCAACAGCCCACCTATTTTCGGAGTCCGTACGGATGAAGGGTTTGTTCCTCTGAAAGGAGAAGTTCAGCCAGACGATATCGTTCAGTTTAACAAGAATAAGCTTAACACAAAGACAGAAGAATACTTAGAAACTGCCATCAATAGGAGCGAAGAGAAGCTATACATTGTCAAGTTTAAGAATGAAATAAAGACAAATAAACTGAATAAAGTTAATGTCGGCAAAGAATATGCAGCATTCAAGGCAGCCAGAATTCAGACAGATTATGACAATATTGTTGAGCTATTAAATGATTCTGATGTAGAGTATGTTGAGTTAGATCAGGAGGTTTCTTTATTGGAAGATTCTATTCCCTATGGCATTACTGCTGTTCAGGCTCCTTCTGTATGGAACAGTTCAAAAGGAGATGGTGTAAAGATAGCGGTTCTGGATTCAGGAATTGCACAGCATACCGATCTCCAAATTGCAGGAGGCTATGCTGTTGTTTCGCAGGATTATGCAGATACTTTTGGGCATGGAACTTCTGTTGCAGGAGTTATTTCGGCTTTGTTAAATGAAGAAGGGATTGTAGGAGCGGCACCTGAAGCTTCAATATACGCAGTAAAGATCATGAATACCTCTCTTGGAGATTTATCTGATGCGATTGCTGGTTTGCAATGGGCAATTGACAATGATGTGGACATTGTTTCCATGAGTTTTGGCTTTAATGACTATTCTCAGATATTCAAAGAAGCTGTGGAAGAAGCCTACAACAATGGAATCATCTCGATAGGATCTTCAGGAAACAATGGAGGGGCAGTTGTATACCCTGCCGCATATACTGAGGTCATAGCAGTTGGAGCAGTTGATTCTTCTAACCAAAAAGCTTCTTTCAGTTCGTATGGGCCTGAGCTTGAGCTTGTTGCTCCGGGAGTTGATATTCAATCAACGGCATTAGGCAATGGATATGATAGCTATTCCGGAACCTCAATGTCTGCTCCGCATGTTGCTGGTGTTGCAGCTTTGATAAAAGCGCATAATACAAGCCTGACGAATGTTCAGATAAGAGGAAAATTGCAGAATGACGCTCTTGATTTAGGCTTCTCTGGAAAGGATGATGAATACGGATTTGGATTGGTTCAGGCGAATCTTGAGAGCCAAGAGTATAATACAACTCAGGAAAGTTATTTCTACGAGATCTTCAACATCTGGAATTACAACACTCCTGAAGAAGAGATTGTCTTCTGGCTGAACGGGACTGGAACGATTGATGATGTTATTTTTACTGAAGGATATTATCTGGTGAAGAAATATTTAGGTGAAGAAGTAATTGAGATTAAATTACAAGTTAAGGAAGATGGAACTGTTCTGTTGCTTTGGACTTTACGACTTTATGATGACTTCACCAAAGATTCCACCTCTGATGATGGAAATGTTTGGGTAAATGGAAACTTGACTACGGTATACATAGACCCATATCCTCCTTATCTAGAAGGAGAGTGCTACGATTACGATGATGATAATATCTTTGAAGAATGTTATTATAAAGATAGTACTGCTAAAAGCCAGTGTGAAGCATATAGCCAGACTTTAGCCCAATCGTATCCTTTTGGAAAAACATTTTACAATTATTGCGCGTTAGGACAAGGACCTTGCTTGCAGGGAACGGAGCAGAACCATTCTATAGATACTTCGGCCCCAAAAGATAGCGCAGTGGCACTATATTTATATGTGGACTGCGATAATAGTGAAGGGAGGAGATCAGATTCTGGACGTCAAGAGGACTACTACACAATCTATGACAGAAAATGGGCAGTATGCCAGACAGCATCTACTTACTACCTCCGGGGCAGGTATGATAGCACATATCCTACTGCTCCAAGTACGGAGAATTATAATACGACGTTCACCTGCCCTGCGGGAACTGTCTGCAATTCAGGATTAGACGAGCAATGGGTTGCAGCTCAAAACGGAACCATCCCCAATCCTTGCGTTTCAGGAAGTGATCTTTATATCAATGAAGAAGATATCCAAGTCTTAAAACAAGGTTCTCAAACTAATTTTACTGTAACTGTTCATGCCTTAAACGTTAATAGGAGTAATGTAGTAATAACCTTTTATGGTTTAGTAAATGGCATAGATATCCAGAGAACTTCAAAAACACTCAGCTTTGTCCCATCCGATTCAAGTGCAGTAGTGTCAGCAGTTATGACTGTAAATTTTGATGATATGCGGATAATGGTTGATTCAACCAATCTTGTTACCGAAACAGATGAAACAAACAACTATCCAGAAGTATCTGCTACTAAGATTAGGGCGTATCTAAACATCTCTACCGGCTACCCTTTAGTAGACACTAAGATAGAAACTTTTCTAAAAAAGCATATTGATTCTGTTTCCGAAACTGATACTAACTTCACAATTGCAGTGGGAGACCCTGTAAAGAATAGTTTTGTAAACGAGCACAATGATTATACATTAATGTCCTTGAGATGGTGGTATGATAAAAGACAGAAAAAAGTAAGTTATAATGGCGTTCTGGGAAAAGAGCCTTACAATGCCATAGTTGGTTCATTCTACGACCCCCTTGATAAGAAAACAAGGATCTTCATCTATGGTAATGAGTTAGAAGGGACGATCTCAGGTGTGAAGCGTTTAATTGATGAGAAGGACAAATTCTTTAAGAACCTAGCGAAGAGTAAAGAAACATATTTAGAAAAATATGATGTAGAGGCATATTCTATTTGGGATTATTTGCGGAATACCAACAACGCCGACTATCCCTACGACGGAACCGATTTTCCAAATTTTGTTGAATATATTTTCAATAATGAATTATTTGAAGAGGAGCTTTATTACGTTAAAGAACCAGGACAAAATACTGCATTGAGACTAAAGCATATCGGTCCTGTATATACAGATGCTTTGAAGAATGCTTCCGGGAAAAATCCAGTTATTTTATCAAGAGGTATTCACAGCAATCTCTTCACTTGGGAAGATTCATTTGGCAGAGATTTGGCTGAAAAGGACAGGAAAGATGTCTGGCTTATTGAAATGGTTGGCGGTCCAAATCAGGATGAAAACTGCGGGGATAATTGTCCAAATTATACATTCACAGATTTGAAAGACAATTACTGGCCGGCTTTAATCGCTGGAGTGCAATACTATTCTGGCTCTGCAAATGCTTCTTATGTAGGATACTCTTTAGGTTGTTCGGCAGCACTGGAATCTTTAGAGAGTTATAACGCAGCAGGAAAGCCAAACGCTGCAACATTATTAGAAGGAACGAGTATTAATCTGGCTGCTAATCCAATGGACACGTTTGTTGCGGTTGCTTGCCCTGGGAATTTTAGCAAACTTACGATATTCTTAGATGCATTTAATGCGACGTGGGAATCAATCAACAATTCATACAATTGGCAGAACCTCCAGCATATAACAACAGATCAATTAAAAAGAAGTGTTCTCTCGAGAAAGCCTATACTGCTGTCTCACGATATTAAAGAGAATATCCTAATCAATGTTCTTGCGTATATCATCCCTTTTGGGGACAATCGTATGTCAAAGAGCATTTACGATTCATTTTATGAATGGGCTAATGATGGTGTTGGGCCTAAAATAGGAGAAAATGTCCAGATTAATAATTTTGCCATTATTGAAGGGAAGGTAACAAATGCGGGAGTAGGATTGCTTCTAATACCCCCCGCGGCCAACGCTGAAGATACTGATCTAGTAGTTACAACAAGCGATCAAAAAGAAATCTGCCAGAATGTTGTTTCGAGTAACAAGAATTATTTGAGTTTTGAGAATAAATTGCATATGGGGCCGTTTAAATTAAGCTTAGGTGAAAGCCCAGTAGTTCAGAAAGTAATTAAAGAATTTTTAGCAAATAATCAATTAATTACTCAGAAGTATATTAACGATTATGTTATCTCAACTCAGCAAGATTGTGAACGGTAG
- a CDS encoding transglutaminase-like domain-containing protein, protein MKAPMAFLFLLLLAVSVAADISNQFIDGQQATMRVNISSSIVLIREKEPSRISYAVVNLSFFPREDYRQSVSQFNATPKAEQGAELVYRWMNPKPGKLEYSITSEVTTQNEFRRISERIRFPAAETLPEYLIYTRPSPNINSDNPEIVFQASKLVEGEDDYLQAVHRIASWIEQNIQYDLSTLTAEISQNASWVLQNKVGVCDELTTLFIAMLRSLNIPSRFVSGLAYTDYGGKNDWGPHAWAEVYVPGYGWMEYDISYRQFGFVDLSHIKLKESLDSNEPSTKFEWKSENVGLNTSPLSFPVSLESVSGAAENPFLAEGSAVYENVNAGSYNLIDVAVTNRRGYYLSTVVSFAAPAEVAILGDARDYLLLAPYETRHATKIVQVNAKLDPSYTYTIPINGLVDSKAITINFTASTRGSAVTLADVEPVKAQKDRETTPDLSLACKADKEAYYVNETMILACEVKNTGNAFLEDVRICFKSSCNQVDLGITQQKNVQLTVLSEKAGKGVFPVTASNKAVSQVADVDLDIQEVPSFSIQNIAAPEEVSFKQNFELRFEVVPESSPGYAMNVEVDFAGGKQVWKLEQLDHTQGFVLQLAGSDLNQGRNSPGIRITYKDRNGKTYLLTGQAVVSLTNLSLLEKAQHFFLKAGRWFRG, encoded by the coding sequence ATGAAAGCCCCGATGGCGTTCCTGTTTCTTCTCCTGCTGGCAGTTTCGGTTGCTGCTGACATTTCAAATCAGTTTATTGACGGGCAACAGGCAACGATGCGTGTGAATATCAGCTCTTCCATCGTGCTTATCCGCGAGAAGGAGCCGAGCAGGATCTCGTATGCTGTTGTCAACCTCAGCTTTTTTCCGCGGGAGGATTACCGGCAGAGCGTGTCCCAGTTTAATGCCACTCCAAAGGCCGAGCAAGGGGCAGAGCTTGTGTACCGATGGATGAATCCAAAGCCAGGAAAGCTTGAGTACAGCATCACATCTGAGGTAACCACACAAAATGAGTTCAGGCGGATTTCAGAGAGAATCAGATTCCCTGCTGCGGAGACTCTTCCTGAATATCTCATCTATACGAGACCCTCGCCTAACATCAATTCTGACAACCCCGAGATCGTCTTCCAGGCATCAAAGCTTGTTGAGGGAGAGGATGATTACCTCCAGGCTGTGCACAGGATAGCTTCATGGATTGAGCAGAATATCCAGTATGACCTCTCAACATTGACTGCAGAGATTTCGCAGAATGCCTCGTGGGTGCTCCAGAACAAGGTAGGAGTGTGCGATGAGCTGACAACCCTCTTCATCGCGATGCTGCGCAGCCTGAATATCCCAAGCAGGTTTGTTTCAGGGCTGGCTTATACAGACTACGGAGGAAAAAACGACTGGGGCCCCCATGCATGGGCTGAGGTCTATGTTCCAGGGTATGGATGGATGGAGTATGATATCAGCTACAGGCAGTTTGGGTTTGTAGACCTCTCCCATATCAAGCTCAAGGAGTCTTTGGATTCCAATGAGCCTTCAACAAAGTTTGAATGGAAGTCAGAGAATGTGGGTCTTAACACCAGCCCTCTCAGCTTCCCGGTTTCGCTTGAGTCGGTTTCCGGAGCTGCAGAAAACCCATTTCTGGCTGAGGGCTCAGCAGTATATGAAAATGTAAATGCTGGATCCTACAACCTCATTGATGTTGCTGTTACGAACAGGAGGGGGTATTATCTGAGCACGGTGGTATCGTTTGCTGCTCCAGCTGAGGTTGCGATTCTTGGAGATGCAAGAGACTATCTCCTTCTTGCTCCCTATGAGACACGGCATGCGACGAAGATTGTGCAGGTCAATGCAAAGCTTGATCCTTCCTATACCTATACTATCCCAATCAACGGCCTTGTTGATTCCAAAGCGATAACAATCAATTTCACTGCTTCCACAAGAGGATCGGCAGTTACGTTAGCTGATGTTGAGCCGGTTAAGGCCCAGAAGGATAGGGAGACAACACCGGACCTTAGCCTGGCATGCAAAGCAGACAAAGAGGCATATTACGTCAATGAGACGATGATACTTGCATGCGAGGTGAAGAACACAGGCAATGCTTTCCTGGAGGATGTGCGCATCTGCTTCAAATCATCCTGCAACCAGGTTGACCTTGGCATCACCCAGCAGAAGAACGTGCAGCTCACAGTGCTGTCAGAAAAAGCAGGAAAGGGCGTGTTTCCTGTTACTGCGTCAAATAAGGCTGTCAGCCAGGTTGCAGATGTTGACCTTGATATCCAGGAAGTCCCTTCTTTCAGTATCCAGAATATTGCAGCACCGGAGGAGGTCAGCTTTAAACAGAACTTTGAGCTTCGCTTTGAGGTTGTTCCAGAGAGTTCTCCTGGCTATGCTATGAACGTGGAAGTTGATTTTGCAGGAGGGAAGCAGGTTTGGAAGCTCGAACAGCTTGACCACACCCAGGGGTTTGTGCTGCAGTTAGCAGGATCAGACCTTAATCAGGGAAGGAATAGCCCCGGGATACGCATTACGTATAAGGACAGGAATGGAAAAACATACCTCTTAACAGGCCAGGCAGTTGTGAGCCTTACGAATCTCAGCCTTCTTGAAAAGGCGCAGCACTTCTTCCTAAAAGCAGGGAGATGGTTTCGGGGCTGA
- a CDS encoding ATPase, T2SS/T4P/T4SS family: MTKPIDEYDIEAEGMLVRVAISHEPGAAPLYHIVITQFKPATIALLNDIKQQLITELRLTSTEVLDAKMIDSIKEKFKQKAFALFSDRLPKAKSGELNLLVTYLTHEMLGLGKIEFLLQDSQLEEIIVNSAREPIRVYHKKHGWLETNIFVKDEAQIQNYSSIIARRVGRQITTLHPLLDAHLVSGDRANAVLYPIATKGNTITIRKFVRDPWTVTDFIQNKTGDSTLFSLIWIAMQYEMNILISGGTGSGKTSLLNVIMPFIPFNHRIISIEDTRELQLPEYLYWAPLVTRQPNPEGKGEVTMLDLLINALRMRPDRIILGEIRKGRDAEVLFEAMHTGHSVYATLHADSIGETIQRLIHPPINVPPNLLSAVNLNVVMFRDRRKGIRRIYQVGEFITETESATPQPGILYRWKPESDAMVEHNKPTRFFDNLARHTGMTYAEIAKDLKIKEKILNYMVKHNLRDVQSVGKIMRKYYLDEKAVVSHVLAAKSPKQLLE, translated from the coding sequence ATGACAAAACCCATTGATGAATACGATATTGAAGCTGAGGGGATGCTTGTAAGGGTTGCCATATCCCATGAGCCAGGCGCTGCCCCGCTCTACCATATCGTAATCACGCAATTCAAGCCTGCGACAATTGCCCTGTTGAATGACATAAAGCAGCAGCTGATTACAGAGCTTCGCCTCACCTCAACTGAAGTCCTTGATGCGAAGATGATTGACAGTATCAAGGAAAAGTTCAAGCAGAAGGCATTTGCCTTGTTCAGCGACAGGCTTCCAAAAGCAAAAAGCGGAGAGCTGAATCTCCTTGTTACCTACCTCACGCATGAGATGCTTGGCCTTGGAAAGATTGAGTTCCTGCTGCAGGACAGCCAGCTTGAGGAGATTATCGTCAACTCTGCCAGAGAGCCGATACGGGTATACCACAAAAAGCATGGCTGGCTTGAGACGAATATCTTTGTAAAGGATGAGGCTCAGATCCAGAACTATTCCAGCATCATCGCAAGGCGCGTTGGAAGGCAGATCACAACCCTTCACCCACTCCTTGATGCACACCTTGTTAGCGGAGACAGAGCAAACGCAGTCCTCTACCCCATAGCCACCAAGGGCAACACAATCACCATCCGAAAGTTTGTGCGCGATCCCTGGACTGTAACCGACTTCATCCAGAACAAAACAGGGGACTCAACACTCTTCAGCCTGATCTGGATTGCCATGCAGTATGAGATGAACATCCTCATAAGCGGCGGCACAGGCTCAGGAAAAACATCATTGCTCAATGTGATCATGCCCTTTATCCCATTCAACCACAGGATTATCTCGATTGAGGACACCCGTGAGCTCCAGCTTCCTGAGTATCTCTACTGGGCTCCGCTTGTGACACGACAGCCTAACCCCGAGGGAAAAGGAGAAGTCACTATGCTTGACCTTCTCATCAATGCCCTGCGCATGAGGCCAGACCGGATCATCCTCGGCGAGATCAGGAAAGGCAGGGATGCAGAAGTGCTCTTTGAGGCGATGCATACAGGTCATAGCGTCTATGCAACCCTGCATGCAGACTCGATTGGAGAAACGATTCAGCGGCTGATCCACCCGCCAATCAACGTTCCTCCAAACCTGCTTTCTGCAGTCAACCTCAATGTGGTGATGTTCAGGGATAGAAGGAAGGGGATCAGAAGGATATACCAGGTAGGGGAGTTTATTACAGAGACTGAATCCGCAACGCCGCAGCCTGGGATCCTCTACAGATGGAAGCCGGAATCAGACGCCATGGTTGAGCACAACAAGCCAACCCGCTTCTTTGACAATCTGGCAAGACATACCGGCATGACATATGCTGAAATCGCAAAAGACCTCAAAATCAAGGAGAAAATCCTGAACTACATGGTCAAGCATAATCTTAGGGATGTCCAGAGCGTCGGTAAAATCATGAGGAAATATTATCTGGACGAAAAGGCAGTGGTCAGCCATGTCCTGGCTGCCAAGAGCCCAAAACAGCTATTGGAGTAG
- a CDS encoding type II secretion system F family protein produces MNSVKIPFSLLPPAILEKGSRRFLWLGSMAERFFPFLRLSLLQSELGVKPREYLALCILSTLSFFFAGTFVLSGLLLLFRVDAAILVGLSIMLLFSAFIFIEQVMYPRVISSRRIKDIDQNLLPALRTMLIHVNSGVPLFEALVSIANEQYGAVSLEFKKAVKAINAGIPEVESLEKLAEENPSFYFRRAIWQIVNGITAGSQVDTVLKEVTHSISQEQTIQIETYGSQLNPLAMFYMIIAVIIPALGMTFMVIISSFIALSESGTKIMFWGMYAFVIFFQIMFLGLIRTKRPNLIGG; encoded by the coding sequence ATGAACAGCGTCAAGATTCCCTTTTCCTTGCTCCCTCCTGCAATATTGGAGAAAGGGAGCCGCCGTTTCCTCTGGCTTGGCAGCATGGCTGAGAGGTTCTTTCCGTTTTTGAGACTCTCCCTCCTCCAATCTGAGCTTGGAGTAAAACCCAGGGAGTATCTTGCGTTGTGCATCCTCAGCACGCTTTCCTTTTTTTTTGCAGGAACATTTGTCCTGTCAGGGCTCCTTCTGCTCTTTAGAGTGGATGCTGCAATCCTTGTAGGTCTCAGCATTATGCTCCTCTTTTCTGCATTTATCTTCATTGAGCAGGTGATGTATCCAAGAGTCATTTCCAGCCGCAGGATCAAGGACATTGACCAGAACCTGCTTCCCGCCTTACGGACAATGCTGATTCACGTGAATTCAGGCGTTCCTCTTTTTGAGGCATTGGTGAGTATTGCTAACGAGCAGTATGGCGCAGTTTCCCTTGAGTTCAAAAAAGCAGTGAAAGCCATCAATGCAGGAATCCCCGAAGTTGAAAGCCTTGAGAAGCTTGCTGAGGAAAATCCATCGTTCTATTTCCGGAGGGCAATCTGGCAGATTGTGAACGGCATCACTGCAGGAAGCCAGGTGGACACAGTCCTGAAAGAAGTCACCCACAGCATCAGCCAGGAGCAGACAATCCAGATAGAGACCTATGGCTCACAGCTCAATCCTCTGGCGATGTTCTACATGATTATAGCGGTGATTATCCCTGCCCTAGGCATGACCTTCATGGTTATCATCTCCTCATTCATTGCCTTGTCTGAATCAGGCACTAAGATTATGTTTTGGGGGATGTATGCCTTTGTCATCTTTTTCCAAATCATGTTCCTTGGCCTTATCCGCACCAAGCGGCCAAATCTCATCGGAGGATAG
- a CDS encoding type II secretion system F family protein — MYQYIGKLYPAPLKKRLEKLLSYSKIRTERDSLIGFTALTTLLLALLAGFGLGYLFSISALLVFLLALFLLQALLFILLLLSAERTAKLVESVLPDALQLMASNLRAGMTNDRALFMSSRPEFGPLAHEINLVGKKVMLGEELEDSLHEMTRHIKSQRLEKVVELITSGTRSGGQLAMLLEHTAADLRRQSIVDKKVRASVNMYVIFIFIAAGIASPVLFGLSSYLVEVLSENISSIDLPPTVTALPISLSKISISPAFVIQFSVISLITTSLLASFVLGLISKGKESEGFKFMIPLLFLSLSLFFASRYIVSHALGGLFG, encoded by the coding sequence ATGTATCAGTATATCGGAAAGCTCTACCCTGCTCCATTGAAGAAACGCCTTGAGAAACTCTTGTCCTATTCCAAAATCAGGACAGAGCGTGACAGCCTTATCGGATTTACAGCCCTGACCACCCTTCTCCTTGCCTTGCTTGCAGGCTTTGGCCTTGGATACCTGTTCAGCATTTCAGCGCTGCTTGTCTTCCTCCTGGCTCTGTTCCTGCTCCAGGCTCTGCTCTTTATCCTGCTCCTCCTCTCTGCCGAGAGGACTGCAAAGCTTGTTGAAAGCGTGCTTCCTGATGCGCTCCAGCTCATGGCCTCCAATCTGAGGGCTGGAATGACAAATGACCGGGCATTGTTCATGTCCTCAAGGCCTGAGTTCGGGCCTTTGGCCCATGAGATCAATCTGGTCGGGAAGAAGGTGATGCTTGGAGAGGAGCTTGAAGATAGCCTCCATGAAATGACTCGCCATATCAAGAGCCAGAGATTGGAGAAAGTTGTTGAGCTCATCACCTCAGGCACACGCTCAGGAGGCCAGCTTGCCATGCTTCTTGAGCATACCGCCGCTGACCTGAGGCGCCAGTCCATTGTAGACAAGAAGGTGAGGGCGAGCGTCAATATGTATGTCATCTTTATTTTTATCGCAGCTGGAATCGCTTCTCCTGTGCTCTTTGGCCTGAGCTCTTACCTTGTTGAAGTGCTCTCAGAGAACATCTCTAGCATTGATCTGCCTCCAACTGTGACAGCATTGCCTATCTCCCTGTCGAAGATCAGCATCTCTCCAGCTTTTGTGATCCAGTTTTCAGTCATATCCTTGATCACCACAAGCCTGCTTGCAAGCTTTGTCCTCGGCCTTATCAGCAAAGGCAAGGAAAGCGAGGGATTCAAGTTTATGATACCCCTGCTCTTCCTAAGCCTCTCCCTCTTCTTCGCCTCCAGGTATATTGTCTCGCATGCATTGGGCGGGCTGTTTGGGTAA
- a CDS encoding ATPase domain-containing protein: protein MPRVSSGISKLDTLLQGGFQKNSINLVAGTAGSGKSIFAIQFLVEGFKKGESGIYITFEEKKEKVYESMLEFGWDLAKYEKEGKFSFLEYTPEQVKKVLVEGGGIIEHIIEKMKAKRLVIDSITSFVLLYEDELTKKEAALALFELINKWDCTAVLTSQGNVTDESVTAAMEFEVDGIIFLYHRKQKGVRNRALEVIKMRGTKIPDKTFPFDITKEGIEVDTSKTVE, encoded by the coding sequence ATGCCGCGGGTCTCTTCAGGAATTTCCAAGCTTGATACGCTGCTGCAAGGCGGGTTTCAGAAGAATTCTATCAATCTTGTTGCGGGAACCGCTGGCTCGGGAAAAAGCATCTTTGCCATCCAATTCCTTGTAGAGGGATTTAAGAAGGGAGAATCTGGGATCTACATCACTTTTGAAGAGAAGAAGGAAAAGGTATACGAGTCGATGCTGGAATTTGGCTGGGATCTGGCGAAATACGAGAAAGAAGGGAAGTTCTCATTCCTTGAGTATACTCCTGAGCAGGTAAAGAAGGTGCTGGTTGAAGGGGGGGGCATTATTGAGCATATCATCGAAAAGATGAAGGCGAAGAGGCTGGTTATTGATTCAATAACATCATTTGTGCTGCTGTATGAGGATGAGCTTACAAAGAAGGAGGCTGCGCTTGCGTTATTCGAGCTGATCAACAAATGGGACTGCACTGCTGTGCTTACAAGCCAGGGAAATGTGACTGATGAAAGCGTGACTGCAGCGATGGAGTTTGAGGTGGATGGGATCATCTTTCTTTACCACAGGAAGCAGAAAGGAGTAAGAAACAGGGCGCTCGAAGTGATCAAGATGAGGGGAACAAAAATTCCTGACAAGACGTTTCCTTTCGACATCACAAAGGAAGGCATAGAGGTTGACACGTCAAAGACAGTGGAGTGA
- a CDS encoding ATPase domain-containing protein, with product MQHARIKTGIPGLDEILYGGILQGNCVLVTGAPGTGKTMMTMQFMIAGAKLGEPGLYITSEEEVDSIRETGREIYPGLDDLERKGLLTFIKQSISSKKLMSIVTPLEIIKKKRIKRVVLDSLTLFGYIHVAGEMDYRKEVLDFILRMKEASVTLVATAEKPFTHLDELEYEPEDFLFDGLILLSKVRRSSSFERILTIAKMRNQDHMLDIYPFTIDGKGVKIFHDQLPFSLFEKDFKKEG from the coding sequence ATGCAACATGCAAGGATAAAAACAGGCATTCCGGGGCTGGATGAGATTCTCTATGGCGGAATTCTTCAGGGCAACTGTGTCCTTGTGACTGGCGCGCCTGGAACCGGAAAAACAATGATGACGATGCAGTTCATGATTGCTGGAGCCAAGCTTGGGGAGCCCGGGCTGTACATAACCTCAGAGGAAGAAGTTGATTCGATCCGCGAGACGGGCAGGGAGATATACCCCGGCCTGGATGATCTGGAACGGAAAGGCCTGCTTACCTTCATCAAACAGTCAATCTCGTCAAAAAAGCTGATGTCGATTGTCACTCCTCTTGAGATCATCAAGAAAAAGCGGATCAAACGCGTCGTGCTGGATTCTTTGACCCTCTTCGGCTATATCCATGTGGCAGGGGAGATGGACTACAGGAAGGAAGTGCTTGACTTTATCCTGCGAATGAAAGAAGCGAGTGTCACGCTTGTGGCCACAGCAGAGAAGCCCTTTACGCATCTTGATGAGCTTGAGTATGAGCCTGAGGACTTTCTCTTCGATGGGCTGATCCTCCTCTCAAAGGTGCGGAGATCCTCGTCATTTGAGCGCATCCTTACGATAGCAAAAATGCGGAACCAGGACCATATGCTTGACATCTACCCCTTTACCATAGATGGAAAAGGCGTCAAGATATTCCATGACCAACTGCCCTTTTCTTTGTTCGAGAAGGACTTTAAGAAAGAGGGGTAG